One region of Fusobacterium periodonticum 1_1_41FAA genomic DNA includes:
- a CDS encoding head maturation protease, ClpP-related, with the protein MEILNQARKNKNELNIQIYGQIGGFSWFDEPVSADQVYKELENFGNDIDTINLYINSPGGSVTEGCAIYSALKRHKAVKNVYIDGQCSSIASVIAMAGDKIAMSPVATMMIHNPITALAGDAIELRKTAAILDIMKDTIINAYVTKSHLSREEISALMDTETYFTADQAIEKGFATEKIVFDIKNSEFSNLENFKIRDKKIINSGNTEKKGGESMGAKNMQELEAQNKELVEDIRKEAIAQERKRINDLDALNEQTQGKCKEIIDAAKESGKSKADIVEDVLARFIENKGTEEKTKVPENKSPADILNTRREESKQIEIDNRTPGQTDDTKNLIADIVNMANEE; encoded by the coding sequence ATGGAAATATTAAATCAAGCAAGAAAGAATAAAAATGAATTAAATATTCAAATATATGGTCAGATTGGGGGCTTTTCTTGGTTTGATGAGCCTGTAAGTGCAGACCAAGTATATAAAGAACTTGAAAATTTTGGAAATGATATAGACACTATAAATCTTTATATCAATAGTCCAGGAGGTTCTGTAACAGAAGGATGTGCAATTTATAGTGCTTTAAAAAGACATAAGGCAGTAAAAAATGTTTACATAGATGGACAATGTTCATCGATAGCATCGGTTATAGCTATGGCTGGAGACAAAATTGCTATGAGTCCAGTTGCAACTATGATGATACACAACCCAATTACTGCATTAGCTGGTGATGCAATAGAATTAAGAAAAACAGCAGCTATTTTAGATATTATGAAAGACACAATTATTAATGCTTATGTTACAAAATCTCATTTAAGCAGAGAAGAAATATCTGCATTAATGGATACAGAAACTTATTTTACAGCTGATCAAGCTATTGAAAAAGGATTTGCAACAGAAAAAATTGTATTTGACATTAAAAATTCTGAATTTTCAAACTTGGAAAACTTTAAAATAAGAGATAAAAAAATTATTAACAGTGGAAACACTGAAAAAAAAGGAGGAGAGAGCATGGGAGCAAAAAACATGCAGGAGCTAGAAGCTCAAAATAAAGAATTAGTAGAAGATATAAGAAAGGAGGCTATAGCACAGGAAAGAAAAAGAATAAATGACTTAGATGCACTTAATGAACAAACACAAGGTAAATGTAAAGAAATTATAGATGCAGCTAAGGAATCTGGTAAATCAAAAGCTGATATTGTTGAAGATGTATTAGCAAGATTTATTGAAAACAAAGGAACAGAAGAAAAAACTAAAGTTCCTGAAAATAAAAGTCCTGCTGATATTTTAAATACTAGAAGAGAAGAAAGTAAACAAATAGAAATAGACAATAGAACACCTGGACAAACTGATGATACAAAAAATTTGATAGCTGATATTGTAAATATGGCAAATGAAGAGTAG
- a CDS encoding major capsid protein, which produces MSSKIFGLIALTAIIEQTKTPKNFLYNLLVGEEKAEKVQELEIHTKEAGRKKAPLVGKRQQGIFIVKDSFAVQRVKPAWIKLQTVNEAEAVFEQQFGQTPYADPQAVGKQMLADSMKEFKNIAFRTRQWMLIETLKTGVCPMELGTEGVKYGDINTEVLTGNDLFSSPNCNPIDYLEKKQTEIQKETGVVIDTVIFSPDVAGAFLKNEKVKEYLNTRHANYIRVNDSKSENDDGRKEIAYLPTLGITIFSFVDWYQDMETGNEEQVVPAKTCIGVKAKSFAFKYAAMSIRTEQGKPAQLLVKKEAIRKWYPDYSEDEELQYFSRPLCMPREDVKSWFIATVL; this is translated from the coding sequence ATGTCATCAAAAATATTTGGATTAATAGCATTAACAGCAATAATAGAACAAACAAAAACACCTAAAAACTTTCTATATAACTTATTAGTAGGAGAAGAAAAGGCTGAAAAAGTACAAGAATTAGAAATACATACTAAAGAGGCTGGAAGAAAGAAAGCACCTCTAGTTGGGAAAAGACAACAAGGAATATTCATAGTTAAAGACTCTTTTGCAGTACAAAGAGTTAAACCAGCTTGGATAAAATTACAAACAGTCAATGAAGCAGAAGCAGTGTTTGAACAACAATTTGGACAAACTCCTTATGCTGATCCACAAGCAGTTGGAAAACAAATGCTAGCAGATTCTATGAAAGAATTTAAAAATATAGCATTCAGAACAAGACAATGGATGTTAATAGAAACTTTGAAAACTGGAGTTTGTCCTATGGAATTAGGGACAGAAGGTGTTAAATATGGAGATATTAATACAGAAGTTCTTACAGGAAATGACCTTTTTAGTAGCCCAAACTGTAATCCTATTGATTACTTAGAAAAAAAACAAACTGAAATTCAAAAAGAGACTGGAGTTGTAATAGACACAGTAATATTCTCTCCTGATGTTGCAGGAGCATTTTTAAAAAATGAAAAGGTTAAGGAATATTTAAATACAAGACATGCAAATTATATTCGTGTAAATGATTCTAAATCTGAAAATGATGATGGTAGAAAAGAAATAGCATATCTACCAACATTAGGTATAACAATATTTTCTTTTGTTGACTGGTATCAAGATATGGAAACAGGTAATGAAGAACAGGTTGTTCCAGCTAAAACTTGCATAGGAGTAAAAGCTAAAAGTTTTGCATTTAAATATGCTGCAATGTCTATAAGAACAGAACAAGGAAAACCTGCTCAACTTCTTGTTAAAAAGGAAGCAATAAGAAAATGGTATCCAGATTATAGTGAAGATGAAGAGTTACAATACTTCTCAAGACCATTATGTATGCCTCGTGAAGATGTAAAATCTTGGTTCATTGCAACTGTTTTATAA
- a CDS encoding ParA family protein, whose translation MGVILVKNNKGGVGKSWIALQLAAYKAFNNEKVLILTSDSQNNILNYSGIKVEDTSKKGLEDMLEGKPYNLTKLRPNLFFLHLQGYKVKGNLDEKFKKRINSLKDEFKHIIIDGSPVMDLDSIFVDVAEHIIVPTFLDSVTTSSILNLLKKTDISKIRAVIPNRVGRTRIEKNFYTFLKDTLTRSGVFLSIPINHSAVILKLLEKGTLLWESRSKKLDDIKEVFVKVWGEIDDE comes from the coding sequence ATGGGAGTCATACTAGTAAAAAACAATAAAGGTGGAGTTGGAAAAAGCTGGATAGCATTACAGTTAGCAGCATATAAAGCCTTTAATAATGAAAAAGTCTTAATATTAACATCAGACTCTCAGAATAATATTTTGAATTATTCTGGAATAAAAGTTGAAGATACTTCAAAAAAAGGGCTTGAAGATATGCTTGAAGGAAAGCCTTACAACTTAACTAAGTTAAGACCTAATTTATTTTTCTTACATCTTCAAGGTTATAAAGTTAAAGGGAATCTTGATGAAAAATTTAAGAAAAGAATTAACAGTTTAAAAGATGAATTTAAACATATCATCATAGATGGATCACCTGTTATGGATTTAGATTCTATCTTTGTTGATGTAGCTGAACACATTATTGTTCCAACTTTTTTAGATTCTGTCACAACAAGTTCTATTTTAAACTTACTTAAGAAAACTGATATTTCTAAAATTAGAGCTGTAATTCCAAATAGAGTAGGAAGAACAAGAATAGAAAAAAACTTCTACACTTTTTTAAAAGATACATTAACTCGTTCAGGAGTTTTCTTATCTATTCCAATTAATCATTCAGCAGTTATTTTAAAACTACTTGAAAAAGGTACTCTACTTTGGGAAAGTAGATCAAAAAAATTAGATGATATAAAAGAAGTTTTTGTAAAAGTTTGGGGTGAGATAGATGATGAATGA
- a CDS encoding phage portal protein, whose amino-acid sequence MKKVNTEINKLNQELKTEEIRYKIEAIRQQREFLNYSQSGASTTKIAFRNVYSSLDTTKDDIEDNKEILMARSRQLFMGNPISRGAILKIRTNVVGEGLKLKSKIKKNLLNLDNDEVEKIQKQIETIWDLWADSVECDFQGEDTFDFLQDLAMITYLMDGECFINLPYHQRKGELFDLKIQFLDSANCEAQESNDYLYEGVETDKNGVIIAYHFKDRHNEYTRIPVFDSTGRRQILKINEKERVNQLRGVPLLAPVLEILSQLSRFTNAELMNAVVSAMFTAFIKQDNNTGNTGKVLGVGEDKFKKPNGDQGKKYEGTELSMGYGNFGVLEPGQDLVFANPNRPNSRFEVFFNAMLKQIGTALEIPFEVLLAAFNASYSASRAALLEVWKMYRRRRKWLAKKFCQPVFEQVIEEAVLKGYIDLPGFLENPIAKKAYLGAVWYGNSPGQIDPVKEVTASVVKINNGLSTREREATELNGSDWNENLDQLAIENKKKKEVGLDGNIKSSKKE is encoded by the coding sequence ATGAAAAAAGTTAATACTGAAATAAATAAATTAAACCAGGAACTAAAAACAGAAGAAATTAGATACAAAATAGAAGCTATAAGGCAACAAAGAGAATTTCTTAATTATAGTCAATCTGGAGCAAGTACAACTAAGATAGCATTTAGGAATGTTTATAGTTCATTAGATACAACCAAAGATGATATTGAAGATAATAAAGAAATCTTAATGGCTAGATCAAGGCAACTTTTTATGGGAAATCCAATTTCAAGAGGAGCTATTTTAAAAATAAGAACTAATGTAGTTGGAGAAGGGCTAAAGCTAAAGAGTAAGATTAAAAAAAATCTTTTAAATTTAGATAATGATGAAGTTGAAAAAATTCAAAAGCAAATAGAAACTATTTGGGATTTATGGGCAGATAGTGTTGAATGTGATTTTCAAGGTGAGGACACATTTGATTTTTTGCAGGATTTAGCAATGATTACTTATTTAATGGATGGAGAATGTTTTATAAATCTTCCATATCATCAAAGAAAAGGAGAACTATTTGATTTAAAAATTCAATTTTTAGATTCTGCTAACTGTGAAGCACAAGAAAGTAATGACTACTTATATGAAGGTGTTGAAACAGATAAAAATGGAGTAATAATAGCATATCATTTTAAAGATAGGCACAATGAATATACTAGAATACCTGTCTTTGATTCAACAGGTAGAAGACAAATATTAAAAATCAATGAAAAAGAGAGAGTAAATCAATTAAGAGGAGTTCCTTTATTAGCACCTGTTTTAGAAATTTTATCTCAACTATCAAGATTTACAAATGCTGAACTTATGAATGCAGTTGTTAGTGCAATGTTTACTGCTTTTATAAAACAAGACAACAATACAGGAAATACTGGAAAAGTTTTAGGTGTTGGAGAAGATAAATTTAAAAAACCTAATGGAGATCAGGGAAAAAAATATGAAGGAACTGAATTAAGTATGGGGTATGGAAACTTTGGAGTATTGGAACCAGGACAAGATTTAGTTTTTGCAAATCCAAATAGACCAAATTCAAGGTTTGAAGTCTTTTTTAATGCAATGCTTAAACAAATAGGAACTGCCTTAGAAATTCCATTTGAAGTCTTATTAGCTGCATTTAATGCCAGTTATTCTGCTTCAAGAGCAGCTCTTTTAGAAGTTTGGAAAATGTATCGTAGAAGGAGAAAATGGTTAGCAAAAAAGTTTTGTCAACCTGTATTTGAGCAAGTGATAGAAGAGGCAGTCCTAAAAGGTTATATAGATTTACCAGGTTTTTTAGAAAATCCAATAGCCAAAAAAGCATATTTAGGAGCTGTTTGGTATGGAAATTCACCTGGACAAATAGACCCTGTAAAAGAAGTTACAGCATCAGTAGTAAAAATAAATAATGGATTATCAACAAGAGAAAGAGAAGCTACTGAATTAAATGGTAGTGATTGGAATGAAAATTTAGATCAATTAGCAATAGAAAATAAAAAGAAAAAGGAGGTTGGCTTAGATGGAAATATTAAATCAAGCAAGAAAGAATAA
- a CDS encoding phage terminase large subunit family protein, whose amino-acid sequence MYERTRELIKECLRILRQPPLVSIMEWANQYRVLDTTSAKEVGKFNVERTPYMIEIYEKITKGETKQVTLMMAAQLAKSELIINTILRYAHLDPCPMLIVQPTDEMARSFSKERIQPAINNSILHTIIKEPSKKDSGNTVTHKMFPGGYIAFVGANSPSKLAARPIRNIFLDEVDRYPKSSGNEGSPISLAKKRTSTFDDITKHIITGTPTVKGSSEIEDEYNNSSQAEWYIPCPNCKKEQTFKWGNIKFEPDGSNVRMVCPHCGKAFTEKEWKKGNEKTGRWIHKYPERTKNLGYHLNGLASPFRNWESIVQEWLEIKGDVEKLKAFINTVLAETFEQEYTGRLDPKKLIKRTREKYSYIPDKALILTAGVDIQDKWIAIDINAWGLGYESWGMEYIILHGDLNQQEIWDRLDKVLDKEYFYQNGDKLKIYSACIDTGGHHTQKVYDFVSPRQYRRIIGIKGLGGENVPINNGFRKTKNKEIDLLSIGSNALKDIVSGRLDARINEEGYCHFNGEYGKGYDLEYFKSLTAEIKVQENRKVVWKKIQTRNEGFDCKCYATVPFYIFRIEPENLVNLSRAELLELSINGVLTLKKQEIAIDRKGVEV is encoded by the coding sequence ATGTATGAGAGAACCAGGGAATTAATAAAAGAGTGTTTAAGAATATTGAGACAACCACCACTTGTAAGTATTATGGAGTGGGCTAATCAATATAGAGTTTTAGATACTACATCAGCAAAAGAAGTTGGTAAATTCAATGTTGAAAGAACACCATATATGATAGAAATATATGAAAAAATAACAAAGGGAGAGACTAAACAAGTTACATTAATGATGGCAGCACAATTAGCAAAAAGTGAATTAATCATCAATACCATTTTAAGATATGCTCATTTAGATCCTTGTCCTATGTTAATAGTTCAACCAACTGATGAAATGGCTAGAAGTTTCTCAAAGGAGAGAATACAACCAGCTATAAATAATTCTATATTACACACAATTATTAAAGAACCTAGTAAAAAAGATTCTGGAAATACTGTTACACATAAAATGTTTCCAGGAGGATATATAGCTTTTGTTGGAGCTAATTCTCCTTCAAAGTTAGCAGCAAGACCCATCAGAAACATATTTCTTGATGAAGTTGACAGATATCCAAAGAGTTCAGGAAATGAAGGAAGTCCTATTTCACTTGCTAAAAAAAGAACTTCTACATTTGATGATATTACAAAACACATTATTACAGGAACTCCGACAGTAAAGGGTTCATCTGAAATAGAAGATGAATATAATAATTCAAGCCAAGCTGAATGGTATATTCCTTGCCCTAACTGTAAGAAAGAACAGACTTTTAAATGGGGAAATATAAAATTTGAACCTGATGGAAGTAATGTGAGAATGGTTTGTCCTCATTGTGGAAAAGCATTCACTGAAAAAGAGTGGAAAAAAGGTAATGAAAAAACTGGAAGATGGATACATAAATATCCTGAAAGAACAAAAAATCTAGGTTATCACCTGAATGGTCTAGCTAGTCCATTTAGAAACTGGGAATCTATTGTTCAAGAATGGCTAGAAATTAAAGGAGATGTTGAAAAGCTAAAAGCCTTTATAAATACAGTTTTAGCTGAAACCTTTGAACAAGAATATACAGGAAGATTAGATCCTAAGAAACTTATTAAGAGAACTAGGGAAAAATATAGTTATATTCCTGATAAAGCTTTGATTTTAACAGCAGGAGTAGACATTCAAGATAAGTGGATAGCTATTGATATTAATGCTTGGGGTCTTGGATATGAAAGCTGGGGAATGGAATACATAATTTTACATGGAGATTTAAACCAGCAAGAAATTTGGGATAGACTTGATAAAGTTTTGGATAAAGAATATTTTTATCAAAATGGAGATAAATTAAAAATTTATTCAGCTTGTATTGATACAGGAGGACACCATACTCAAAAAGTTTATGACTTTGTAAGTCCTAGACAATATAGAAGAATAATAGGAATTAAAGGGCTTGGTGGAGAAAATGTCCCAATTAATAATGGATTTAGAAAAACAAAAAACAAGGAAATAGACCTATTGTCAATTGGTTCAAATGCTCTTAAAGATATAGTTTCTGGAAGATTAGATGCAAGAATAAATGAAGAGGGATACTGCCATTTCAATGGAGAATATGGCAAAGGATATGATTTAGAATATTTTAAATCTTTAACTGCTGAAATAAAAGTTCAGGAAAATCGGAAAGTAGTTTGGAAAAAAATTCAAACAAGAAATGAAGGCTTTGACTGTAAGTGCTATGCAACAGTTCCATTTTATATATTTAGAATAGAACCTGAAAATTTAGTAAATCTTAGCAGAGCAGAGTTATTGGAACTATCAATTAATGGAGTTTTAACACTAAAGAAACAAGAAATAGCTATTGACAGAAAAGGGGTTGAAGTATGA
- a CDS encoding DNA modification methylase: MEITKINLDVLKENPNNPRKSTDSQINLYRNLLDRFGCVFPIIVDSNNYVVSDYAKVEAAKILGLTEIECIYIENLTEDEIQTIRIGEARAIELGEWDYQKLFEELTKLGENLDLTGFNIDEIEALLPVEILDENEIKEIDIPEVEEKHFSKQGDIWLLGKHRLMCGDSTNLEDVKKLVNNETMDLMVTDPPYNVNYEAKNGNKIKNDNMSSENFYSFLLEFYKNSFEVMRTGAAYYIFHADSETKAFRGALEEAGFKISQCLIWVKNQFVLSRQDYNWRHEPCLYGWKEGAAHYFIKDFTQDTVIEKDLKSIENYSKKELINILKQLLKEQESIIRENKPQRNDVHPTMKPIKLIARLIHNSSKKEWNILDLFGGSGSTLIAAEQLNRKSFLMEYDPKYADVIVKRYRTLGKLDITLLREGKEYKWEDIKDELISEA; encoded by the coding sequence ATGGAAATAACTAAAATCAATTTAGATGTTTTAAAAGAAAATCCAAATAATCCTAGAAAAAGTACAGATAGTCAAATTAATCTATATAGAAATTTATTAGATAGATTTGGTTGTGTATTTCCAATAATAGTTGATTCTAATAATTATGTTGTTAGTGATTATGCAAAAGTAGAAGCTGCTAAAATATTAGGGCTAACAGAAATTGAATGTATTTACATCGAAAATTTAACAGAAGATGAAATACAAACAATAAGAATTGGAGAAGCAAGAGCAATAGAACTAGGTGAATGGGATTATCAAAAGCTATTTGAAGAACTAACAAAGTTAGGAGAAAACCTAGATTTAACAGGATTTAATATTGATGAAATAGAAGCATTATTACCTGTTGAAATTCTTGATGAAAATGAAATAAAAGAAATAGATATTCCTGAAGTTGAAGAAAAGCATTTTTCAAAACAAGGGGATATTTGGTTATTAGGAAAACATAGATTAATGTGTGGAGATTCAACTAATTTAGAAGATGTTAAAAAATTAGTTAATAATGAAACTATGGACTTAATGGTCACAGATCCACCATACAATGTAAACTATGAAGCTAAAAATGGAAATAAAATAAAAAATGATAATATGAGTTCTGAAAATTTTTATAGCTTTTTATTAGAATTTTATAAGAATTCTTTTGAAGTTATGAGAACAGGTGCAGCTTATTATATTTTTCATGCTGACAGTGAAACAAAAGCTTTCAGAGGAGCATTGGAAGAAGCAGGTTTCAAAATATCACAATGCTTAATATGGGTTAAAAATCAATTTGTTTTATCAAGGCAAGATTACAACTGGAGACATGAACCTTGTCTATACGGTTGGAAAGAAGGAGCAGCACATTATTTTATTAAAGATTTTACACAGGATACTGTAATAGAAAAAGATTTAAAATCAATTGAAAATTATAGTAAAAAAGAACTTATAAATATTTTAAAACAATTATTAAAAGAGCAAGAAAGCATAATAAGAGAGAATAAACCACAAAGAAATGATGTTCATCCAACAATGAAGCCAATAAAATTAATAGCTAGATTAATTCATAATTCTAGTAAAAAAGAATGGAATATTCTAGATTTATTTGGAGGGTCAGGAAGTACATTGATTGCAGCTGAGCAATTAAATAGAAAATCATTTTTAATGGAATATGATCCTAAGTATGCTGATGTAATAGTTAAAAGATATAGAACTTTAGGTAAGTTAGATATTACTTTGTTAAGAGAAGGCAAAGAATATAAATGGGAGGACATAAAAGATGAGCTAATCAGTGAGGCATAG
- a CDS encoding helix-turn-helix domain-containing protein, with protein sequence MIKFKIHIKMAEKRLSQKTVSQYVGITPTVMGKYFHGTITRINPEHLDKFCKLLECNTQDLIEYIPDNTQD encoded by the coding sequence ATGATTAAATTTAAAATTCATATTAAAATGGCTGAAAAAAGACTTTCACAAAAAACAGTTAGTCAATATGTTGGAATTACTCCAACTGTTATGGGAAAATATTTTCATGGCACTATAACAAGAATTAATCCAGAGCATCTTGATAAGTTCTGTAAATTACTTGAATGTAATACTCAAGATTTAATTGAGTATATCCCAGATAATACACAAGATTAA
- a CDS encoding Panacea domain-containing protein produces the protein MLKYDALDIAKYIIRWCDKNKLRITNLQLQKILFFIQKESIRKRGYGIFSNRIEAWQYGPVVPDVFYQFAGFGAMKLVLYEDLFSDVSPKDIIDDQSKEIIEGILREYIHVSPWDLVAKSHVSNGAWANSISMGEKYPITDQDISYEILKGL, from the coding sequence ATGTTAAAATATGATGCATTGGATATTGCAAAATACATTATCAGATGGTGTGATAAAAATAAGTTAAGAATCACAAATTTACAATTACAAAAAATTCTTTTTTTTATTCAAAAAGAAAGTATAAGAAAAAGAGGTTATGGAATTTTTTCAAATAGAATAGAAGCATGGCAATATGGACCAGTAGTCCCTGATGTATTTTATCAGTTTGCAGGTTTTGGAGCAATGAAATTAGTTTTATATGAAGATTTATTTTCAGACGTCTCACCTAAAGACATAATAGATGATCAATCAAAAGAAATAATTGAAGGAATCCTTAGAGAATATATTCATGTTTCTCCATGGGATTTGGTTGCCAAAAGTCATGTTTCAAACGGAGCATGGGCTAACTCTATTTCTATGGGAGAAAAATATCCTATTACAGATCAAGATATATCATATGAAATATTAAAGGGGTTATAG
- a CDS encoding terminase small subunit: protein MSKLDNFNEKQLKVLEIYVELELIKFSRKKKDIYDEIQKRTKYNKNTIISWINRYLTQYKEIRAEVVEKRNSKICNFEGLTEKQTKYVIYRMSGIGKEEAKIKAGYSENTKAANIEKSPKIATKITELREILFQDTELGILSIATRLNKILNSAIDGVDIIEYIDESSPDGHTVSKRVRKDKPLLAGVAAARELNSMLGYRVVDEVKLKATLNSENDTAVSDDDFE from the coding sequence ATGAGTAAATTAGATAATTTTAATGAGAAACAATTAAAAGTCTTAGAAATATATGTGGAACTGGAACTAATAAAATTTAGTAGAAAGAAAAAAGATATCTATGATGAGATACAAAAAAGAACTAAATACAATAAGAATACAATAATTTCTTGGATAAATAGATATCTTACACAATATAAGGAGATTAGAGCAGAAGTAGTTGAAAAACGAAATTCAAAAATATGCAATTTTGAAGGCTTGACAGAAAAACAAACCAAGTATGTTATATATCGAATGTCTGGAATTGGAAAAGAAGAAGCAAAGATTAAAGCTGGATATAGTGAAAACACTAAAGCAGCTAACATAGAAAAAAGTCCAAAGATTGCAACTAAGATAACAGAACTAAGAGAAATCCTATTTCAAGATACAGAACTAGGGATATTAAGTATAGCAACAAGATTAAATAAAATTTTAAATAGTGCTATAGATGGAGTAGATATCATTGAATATATTGATGAGTCTAGTCCAGATGGTCACACAGTAAGTAAGAGAGTACGAAAGGATAAACCACTATTAGCTGGAGTAGCAGCAGCAAGAGAGCTTAACTCTATGCTAGGCTACAGAGTAGTTGATGAAGTGAAGCTTAAAGCTACACTCAACAGTGAAAATGACACAGCTGTGAGTGATGATGACTTCGAATAA
- a CDS encoding helix-turn-helix domain-containing protein, producing the protein MKLNEKEMIELGNFLAEKRKEKGYTLEELRLKLQSKGLIIEKSDIQRIENAERKLPNPILLCHLANIYEFDIIEVYKKIGYLPKKERNISHNVAEEIKNDYSVTLEQNENTQQIKIYSSLSLALGKFSDIENSDEYTLSLPINEKNLNNRIIGVKEKNNKIIIIKKDEEVKNNEIGAFYFNKSWIIAVKKISNRDEIFLIDSKKDCPIYVKETDNFKEMGKVICEINML; encoded by the coding sequence ATGAAATTAAATGAAAAAGAAATGATAGAACTAGGAAATTTCTTAGCTGAAAAAAGAAAAGAAAAAGGTTATACACTTGAAGAGTTAAGATTAAAACTTCAATCAAAAGGTTTAATCATTGAGAAAAGTGACATACAAAGAATTGAAAATGCAGAAAGAAAGTTACCTAATCCCATTTTACTATGCCACCTTGCTAATATTTATGAATTTGATATTATTGAAGTATATAAAAAAATTGGATATCTTCCTAAGAAAGAGAGAAATATATCTCATAATGTTGCTGAAGAAATTAAGAATGATTATTCAGTAACATTAGAACAAAATGAAAACACACAGCAAATAAAAATATATTCATCATTGTCATTAGCATTAGGAAAATTCTCAGATATTGAGAATTCTGATGAATACACACTTTCATTACCAATAAATGAAAAAAATTTAAATAACAGGATAATTGGTGTAAAAGAAAAAAATAATAAAATAATTATTATAAAAAAAGATGAAGAAGTTAAAAATAATGAAATAGGAGCATTTTATTTTAATAAAAGCTGGATCATAGCTGTTAAGAAAATTTCAAATAGAGATGAAATATTTTTAATTGATAGTAAAAAAGATTGTCCTATTTATGTCAAAGAAACTGATAATTTTAAAGAAATGGGAAAAGTTATATGTGAAATTAATATGCTATAG